Within the Haloarcula sp. CBA1127 genome, the region TGACTGCTCACCGGGCGGAAACAGTTGACGACCGGGAAGCCTTCGAGCGGATTCTCAGCGGTGTTGCACGGGCAAGCGCTCAAGCGGACCGGGAAGTCATCTACCCGATCCATCCCCGAGCGGAGGACCGCCTCGAAGAGTTCGGTATCGCAGTCCCCGATCAAGTTCGTCTTATCGAGCCACTGGGGTTCTTCGATTTCCTCAGATTAGAGAGCACAGCGGACCTGGTGTTCACCGATTCAGGTGGTGTCCAAGAGGAGACGAGCATCCTCGGGACACCGTGTGTGACGCTCAGGTATGGAACTGAACGCCCTGAGACGGCGTTTGTCGGTGCGAACTGCGTTGCTGGCCGGGAGCCGAGTAGTATCACTGCGGCGGCGACACAAATGCGCGGAAAGGCTGAGGATTGGACGACGCCTTTCGGAGATGGGACAGCCGCCATTCAGATACTCGATGCAGTTTCGGAACTCCCCGTCAGGGAACCTGTCACAGCGCCCGAGTAACCGGCCAGTAAGCACGGTGCGCCCGGTGCTGATTCGGGTAGTTTCCTGAGTACGAATTGACTGCTGCTCAACGACTTGTTTGGCCAGCGATAGAGGATGACGACCAAATCCGCACAACTGGAAGCCCGTGTTCTGTATGGTTGCTTTCCCGGTGGTAATTTACCGACTGACAACAGGTTACTCTCCATCCAATTAGCTTATTTTTGGCCAGATTCCGGACGAGAGTTCTTGCTACTAATCGGTTACATCCACTGGTAGTAACTGTCTAATTTTATTACTACGCCCGCACCAAGCGATAATGGCTACTGATGCAGATGCGAACATCGAGACGGAGACGCTCCCGATCGATCTTCTGCTGATCGGACTCCTCGGCTTCTGGCACCTCGGCGTTGCCCAGGGGTATTTCGAACAGTCTCCCGCAGGGGTTTTTTTAGGGTTGGGGGCGGTACTTGTTGCACCGGGATACGCTCTAGTTGCGCTTCTATTCCCACGAGGCTCTTCTGAGTCAGGTGGACTGTTTGACAACCGGGAAGGACGAATATCTACCGGTGAACGACTCCTCCTTGCAGTCGGGAGCAGTGTCTGTATAGTTCCACTATTGGGGCTTGGGTTAATCTTGGGCTCGCTTGGTGCGACTACTGGATCGTATCAACTCTCTATCGGAGTAACGACGGTACTCCTCACGTTTGCTGCAACGATCCGACGGTTGCAAGTGCCACCAGATGTGCGTTTCAGTCCCCTGCGGTGGGTGACAACTGTACGGAGCATAGCGGTTCTAAAACCCGCAGGCGGTGTCCCGGCGCTCCGTATTCTCCTTGTACTTGGCCTTCTTGTCTCCGGTACCGGGATCGGTTACGCGGCTATGTCAGCAGATCGGGGTGAACGGTTTACCGAGTTTGCGCTGGTAACTGAATCCGCCAACGGAGAACCCATAGCGTCTGAGTATCCGTCACAGATCCCGCTCGGCAGTTCTCGGACTGTTCAGGTCACCATCGGCAATCATGAAGGCCAAGATCTAAACTATACTGTTGTTGTCATTGCGCAGAGAATCGAGAACGGCAGTGTTCTGGCCACCGCACGGATTGACCGATTCAGAAACCGTGTCGCGGCGGGTGACACCCTCAAGCGGTCACACGAAATGTCCCCCACGCTGGTCGGTGATGACGTTCGTGTTTCATACCTCCTCTACCGCAATGAAGCACCCGTCGGGGCGAACCCTCGTCCCGAGAACGTGTATCGCCGCACACACATCTGGGTTAACGTCACCAGCGGCTGACAGCATAGACTTGCGCTCCGCAAGGACCAAGCTAGCCCCGTAGTGATTATTCGAGAGGTGTCTTTTCTGCTATGTATGGTTACCTATGCTTGGCACAGCACGCCTGTGAACAGCTCTTATTGTTTTCTAATACGGGATAGTATCAAAACGATGATTTCACAAGTCAGGAGGACTCTCAATTATTGTAGACAGGATACCACAGGTATTGAAGCCAGATGTATTCTCATTCAGAATCAATACAGTTCCGCCACCAAATTCTGAAGGAGAAAATGAATTGCGAAGACCGTTCGCAGCTCTATCACGTCGCACCTTCAAAAACACCGAAAAGGCTCAGACTACTGCAATGACCCGCTCAAATAGGAGGGAAAGGGTAATAAGCCAACCGACAAGCTTGACGACCTGTAGCCGACGCCACCACTGCCCGTCTGCCAGCGGCGGGAACACCTCACTAGTTACGAGTAGGGTCAGAAACAGTCCGACAAGATAAACTCGAAGATCAGTGATGCCAACGACCCAGATAGTGGCTAGCGAGAGCGTTTCCAGAGTCACAAACGATACGAGAAACCACTGGAACCGACTCTGGCTAGGCCCTGACATCGACATGGATGGTATCCACTTGGTCACCGGCATATGGATTACGTACTAAGCCATAGTGAGACCTGACAAATAGTAATTCCCCTGAAAAGCTAGGGTTCTGGTCGATAAGACATCGACTAACGATACGCTGTTTCATTATTTACGCGCTATCTCTTTCGAAACCAACCGAAGACATTGTCTGTATAACATCAATTCAGACCTACCATCTTGGGAGGTTATCACTTCGCCCACAAACCACTCTTGTCTGTCGGTAGCAATGTTGTACTTAACTATACCGGCATAGAAACTACAACTCAAAATTAACATGTCGGGGGAAAGCCGCACGAACGGTGAGAATCCGCTTGTGAGCGTAGTAATACCTACGTATGGGAGAGATGAACACCTGCCAGCCGCGATTAAAAGTGTACTTAAGCAACAGTACGACCGGATCGAACTTCTCGTCGTTGATGACGGATCACCGACACCGGTAGCGACGACATTACCCGAGGATATTTTGAGTGACGGGCGTGTGAAAACTCTCCGGCATGAAGAAAACAGGGGTGCAAATGTGGCCCGAAATACGGGTATTCAGACTTCAAACGGCGATTATGTCGCGTTCCTCGACGACGATGACCGGTGGGACGAGACGAAGCTCAGGAAACAGGTCGATACGTTCACTGAATCACCACCCGAAACAGGAGTCGTTTACACGTGGGTCAAACGTGAGAGTCCGACTGGAACAACGGTTTCAACCCCATCTGCGGCGGGCGAGGTGGTCACAGATCTGCTGACCGGCGCAAATTTCGGACAGTTCTCTTCGGTTCTGGTCGACACTGCGGTGATCTCCGATGCCGGACTACCCGACGAAAGATTTCCCGCGTGGCAGGACCGTGAGTGGTTCTTCCGACTCGCACAGGCTTGCGAGTTCCAACCGGTCCCGGAGACGCTTACGCATCGCCAAACTGGCCGAGAGGATAGCATCACAGCAAAGTTCGAACAGAAGCGAGACGTCGCCTATCCTCTGTTTGTCGAGAAGCACGGCAGCCTCGCAGCGGAGTACGGGAAATACTACAAGCGGACCTTTCTCGCGTCCATGCGACGCTCGCTTGCACGGTCAGCAATCCATGCTGGGCGGTACGACGAGGCCCGTAAGTACTTTTTACTGGCCTTTTTTGCCAACCCACTCTACCGTCCTGTCTACCCCCATCTGCTACCTTCCTTGGGAGGGGAGTGGACCTACGAGGTTGTTGCGACCTTGCGTCGGAAACTGACAGAGACAATACCTGCAAAATGAGGCCGTTCTGTGGTATTCGGCTTTGGAATCCCATTCTTACCTGGTCTCAGTTGACAACATTTCTGTCTGCTCAAGCAAAGTCAATCTGCTTGAAACGATTACGGATATCCGTATGAATGTACCACCTCGACAAACTGGTAGGTACCACGACTAAAATACGGCACCGACTAACTCGAACGGATAGCTTCCGCCCGATAGCAATTTCTACTTAACACAGTCTGTCCTACTTCAATGCCATCGGTCACATTAACTTTGGTACCGAACGAATCCAGTGACTAACAAAGTCTATCTGACGGGTCCAACACGATAATGGACGAGCCGACGCCTTCAGACAGTGCTGGTTCTGCTGTCTCGACAGTAGCCGAACAGAATATTCCAGCTGCGACGGACAGCGACCGACCACTGCTGGCCTTCTTTATTCCGGATCTCTCCGTCGGCGGTGCAGAGCAGGTCGCGATCACAATCGCGAATGGACTAGCCACCCGAGGGTACGACATTGACCTTCTCCTGTCACGGGCGAGCGGTGAACTCCGGGCAGAGTTGTCTGAGCAGGTCTCTATCGTCGAGCTTCCACCATCGACAACGCCAGTGGTGGGGGTGGCCGCACATCTGCCGTTTCTAGCCACATATTTAAATAAACACAAGCCAGCAGCGTTGTTTCCCCATCTTGAACACCCAAGCATTGTCTCGCTCGCCATCAATAAATTCCTTGACATCGAGACTACCGTGATTCCGACGCAACACTCTGCGTTCGGACACGAAGTGGAGGCGACATCGAAAGATCAGATAGTCAGACAAATCGTCCCTCGGCTTTACCCCGCCTCGGATCAAATCATCAGTGTTTCCGAGGGCGTCGCAGACAGCCTCACTGACAGGACTCCAGTCGAACGCTCGGACATCTCAGTACTTTACAATCCTGTGGATGTCGAACAGATTCGTCGGCGGGCCAGCCAAACAGTTGATCACGACTGGGTAGAGAACGATGATCGGGATGTCGTCTTATTTGTTGGGCGACATGCACGTCAAAAGAACCTGGATGGATGGGTCCGTGCGTTCGAGAAGGTAGTCAGTAGGAATGCGAATGCACGTGCAATCATAGCAGGAAAAGGACCGTGCCGAGCGAAAGTTCAGGCGACGGTCGAGCGACTGGGCCTGTCAGACGAGGTGTCGCTTCCTGGATTCGTCGATAACCCGTATCGGTATATGGCAAAGTCAGACGTTTTTCTCCTCTCCTCCCGGTATGAAGGGCTACCGACGGTCCTGATCGAGTGTTTGGCGGTTGGATGTCCGATCGTTTCAACGGACTGTCCGAGCGGTCCAAGGGAAATTCTCTCCGATGGAGAGTACGGGATACTTGTCCCCAGGGATGATGTGGATGGATTGGCTAACGCAGTCCGTGATATGCTTGCTGATCCTCCCGATCCTGACCGGTTGCGGTCCCGCGCCGACGACTTCTCGCCGCGACCTGTGTTTGACGAGTACGAGCGGTTTCTCGGAGAGCACGTCTTCACAACCTAACACTATCTGGTGGACATTAGTCCAAGACTTCAGCCGCTGGGAGCTGGCCGTCAGCGATGACTGATTCGTGGAGGTTCGCAAGTCGCTGACCGTGAGCTTCCCACGTCCATCCCTTCGATACCAACCGTTCCTTGCCGTTTGTTCCCATCCGCTCTCGCTCTTTTGGATTGGTGATGAGACTGTTCAGGGCAGTGGCAAGCGCATCGGAGTCTTTCTTTGGGATCAAGAGGCCTGTCTCCCCGTCCACCACCTGTTCTGGGATACCGGATACAGCTGAGGCGACAACCGCAGTTTCGCTGGCCATCGACTCGTATATCGTGTTCGGTCGACCTTCTGCGTGGCTTGGGAGCATGAAAATATCTGCGGCAGCGAACCACCGCCGGAGACCCAGCGGTGGGACTTCCCAGAGGACCCGATAGTTCTCGTGGTGACTATCTTTGAGT harbors:
- a CDS encoding DUF1616 domain-containing protein; this encodes MATDADANIETETLPIDLLLIGLLGFWHLGVAQGYFEQSPAGVFLGLGAVLVAPGYALVALLFPRGSSESGGLFDNREGRISTGERLLLAVGSSVCIVPLLGLGLILGSLGATTGSYQLSIGVTTVLLTFAATIRRLQVPPDVRFSPLRWVTTVRSIAVLKPAGGVPALRILLVLGLLVSGTGIGYAAMSADRGERFTEFALVTESANGEPIASEYPSQIPLGSSRTVQVTIGNHEGQDLNYTVVVIAQRIENGSVLATARIDRFRNRVAAGDTLKRSHEMSPTLVGDDVRVSYLLYRNEAPVGANPRPENVYRRTHIWVNVTSG
- a CDS encoding glycosyltransferase family A protein; this encodes MSGESRTNGENPLVSVVIPTYGRDEHLPAAIKSVLKQQYDRIELLVVDDGSPTPVATTLPEDILSDGRVKTLRHEENRGANVARNTGIQTSNGDYVAFLDDDDRWDETKLRKQVDTFTESPPETGVVYTWVKRESPTGTTVSTPSAAGEVVTDLLTGANFGQFSSVLVDTAVISDAGLPDERFPAWQDREWFFRLAQACEFQPVPETLTHRQTGREDSITAKFEQKRDVAYPLFVEKHGSLAAEYGKYYKRTFLASMRRSLARSAIHAGRYDEARKYFLLAFFANPLYRPVYPHLLPSLGGEWTYEVVATLRRKLTETIPAK
- a CDS encoding glycosyltransferase, encoding MDEPTPSDSAGSAVSTVAEQNIPAATDSDRPLLAFFIPDLSVGGAEQVAITIANGLATRGYDIDLLLSRASGELRAELSEQVSIVELPPSTTPVVGVAAHLPFLATYLNKHKPAALFPHLEHPSIVSLAINKFLDIETTVIPTQHSAFGHEVEATSKDQIVRQIVPRLYPASDQIISVSEGVADSLTDRTPVERSDISVLYNPVDVEQIRRRASQTVDHDWVENDDRDVVLFVGRHARQKNLDGWVRAFEKVVSRNANARAIIAGKGPCRAKVQATVERLGLSDEVSLPGFVDNPYRYMAKSDVFLLSSRYEGLPTVLIECLAVGCPIVSTDCPSGPREILSDGEYGILVPRDDVDGLANAVRDMLADPPDPDRLRSRADDFSPRPVFDEYERFLGEHVFTT